tttcatagtttccttCATTGTgtcagtactacatttggGGAACATTCAAagttgattttacacctattAGGTTGTTAAAATAAAGATGAGAATTTTGACCCATTTTCATATAAACCACACCTCAAGAAAGAAACTATTCCGTAATATATTCTCCACAATTATCAGTGACTATTCTCCATCGAGCGCGCAGGGAATGAATGCCCACATAGTAGAATCGGATGATTTGGAGCCGAAGAAATCGGACAGCCAAATTCGAAATTCTTCGACGTTTTCGAACTCTTCTCAGCAAACTTGTGGTGGATCGAGCAGAAAAGGTAGTAGTCCAAAGATGCCATGTCTGGGGGGCAAGGCGGATGTGGCTACACCCCAGTCAAGCTCTTCGAGTTTCTCCTGAACTGTTTCTGCCTTGTGGTCGAAGTCTTCAAGACTCTCGTATCCGTCATAAAACTGCTTGAACTGCTTGAAACATTAACTTCTCAAAATTCAGTCCTCTCCAAAGCTCGAGAGCAGAGTTTGATGGGATTCGGACGCACTCTTGCCTTGTTTGAAGTCATAGAGCATGCTTACACGAACGATGATTTTCTGGTCCAACATTTTCTAACACAACCAGAAAGTTTTAACTGCAAACAATCGAAATTTGCAAATAACAAACTAAAAGCGAacaaaatattaaacaaaCGGGGAAAAACGCGGCCTTATATTTCGTAATACTTTCGAAAATAGGCCCGCCACGAAAGTCTCACTTATATTTTGACAacctattagggtgttcggaaagcatctgccgaaaatttcgcagtagcgcagattttttgagatgttttgGAAGTTCcggttttaaatatattatataaggactcTACCGCATGTATGcgcataacatatctggctccctcttccttgcctatttcatcctttttgagttcgaatctggccaccatgctgctgaagcccatcgaaacttcagtcaagtattcggcactgaagccccttctgagcggtctgtgcgcccttggttccagcgcttcgaagccggaaacaagaaactcgaaaatgagcctcgctctggtcgaccacTGCAATACCGTTCGACGAACtaaagaatctggcggagcagcatccatatgaaggtgtgcggcattttgctgccagtcttggctgttcgcgGTTTACCGTGGGGAATAGACTgtgatctctcggaatggtgaaaaagctcggtcaatggctcccacatgcattgagcgacggcatccgccaaagacgcctggacatctgcactcagctgctcttcAGAAGCTGCAGATTCGAgtggctggacaccattgcattggagatgaaaaatgggtcctattcgtcaaccacacccacaaacgcgcgtggtgcgctggcgatgaaatgccggatcctttcgtgaaaggtggaATCTATGAGAACAAagtcatgctgagcgtctggtgggg
The Necator americanus strain Aroian chromosome I, whole genome shotgun sequence genome window above contains:
- a CDS encoding hypothetical protein (NECATOR_CHRI.G942.T1) is translated as MAPTCIERRHPPKTPGHLHSAALQKLQIRVAGHHCIGDEKWVLFVNHTHKRAWCAGDEMPDPFVKGGIYENKVMLSVWWGVYGIYGSELLPDSTTVTAEVYCAQLQRLADKIRKST
- a CDS encoding hypothetical protein (NECATOR_CHRI.G941.T1) — protein: MVARFELKKDEIGKEEGARYVMRIHAQFKQFYDGYESLEDFDHKAETVQEKLEELDWGVATSALPPRHGIFGLLPFLLDPPQVC